A genomic region of Zea mays cultivar B73 chromosome 6, Zm-B73-REFERENCE-NAM-5.0, whole genome shotgun sequence contains the following coding sequences:
- the LOC100278419 gene encoding uncharacterized protein LOC100278419 precursor, whose translation MRGGSRPAPVVLFLLAASGICAQFTAVLAGDPQTSNDDKKAEAQPKGHTGKTVLFVLLGVGAVILLSFVIFKYWQKKKRQEQHARLLKLFEEDDDIEVELGLRD comes from the exons ATGAGGGGCGGATCCAGACCGGCCCCGGTCGTCCTGTTTCTCCTCGCTGCGTCCGGGATCTGCGCCCAGTTCACCGCAG TGCTAGCTGGTGATCCCCAAACATCCAACGATGATAAGAAGGCTGAAGCTCAGCCAAAGGGCCATACCGGCAAAACAGTTTTGTTCGTCCTCCTAGGAGTGGGGGCTGTCATTCTGTTGTCATTTGTTATTTTCAAGTATtggcagaagaagaaaaggcagGAACAGCATGCACGTCTGCTAAAGCTATTTGAAGAGGATGACGACATTGAGGTTGAGCTTGGTCTTCGAGATTGA